The Streptomyces sp. DG1A-41 genomic sequence AGGTCCAGCTCGTCCACGACTTCGCCGCGCTCACCGCCGTCAGCGCCGCCCAGGACGCGGAGATGGCCGCCCTGATGCGCCGCATCGCCCGGGACGAGCCGGCCGACGGCCCGTTCGCACAGCTGGCCGGCCGCCTGCTGGCGCTGGCGACCTGAGTCCGCTCAGCTCTCGGACTTCCGGTAGGACGCGTCGAGTTCACGCACCTCGGCGGAGGCGTGCAGCACGCGCCCCTCGGCGGCCTTCAGGTGGGTGCGCAGCAACTCCAGGGTGGCCTCGGTGAGCTTGGCCTTGGTCTCCTCGGTACGGCCGGGGAGCAGCGCGATGTGGACGTGCACATGGGCGTGCCCCTCGGTCTCGGGCCCGACCACGATGTCCTCGGTCCGGCGGAACCGGGTCTTGCACGCCGGCGGCTTGGCGGCCGCGATCTCGACCGTCGCCTCGTGCAGCGCCTTCGCGAACCCGGGCCGGTCGAAGTCGTCCGCGAGGTCGGCGGAATAGTCGACGGTGATCTGCGGCATGAGAACTCCTGTTCTGGGCGGCCAACGGGCTCACCCTAACCGCAGGGCGAGCATGGCGATGTCGTCCTCCCGGTCCCGGCCGAAGCAGCCGAGCAGCACGTCGCAGAGGGGGCCGAGGCCGGACGGGGCGTCGGCGGCGGCCGTGCGGAGCTGTTCCAGCAAGGTGTCGAGGGGAGTGCCGCGGGTCTCGATGAGGCCGTCGGTGACCATCAGGAGGCGGTCGGCGGGGGCCAGGTGCCGCTCGGTCGCCGCGGGCCGTTCCAGGCCCAGCCCGAGCGGCGGACCGCACGCGTGGGCCTAGTCGGCGCCGCCCCGTCGCGCAGGATCAGCGGCGAGATGTGCCCGGCGTTGGCGATTCGCACCCACCCGCTGCCGGGGTCGGCCAGGGCCAGGCACACGGCGGCCGTGACGTCGGGTGGTACACGCTGGAGCATCCGGTCGAGCCGCTCGGCCAGGACCACCGGGTCGCTCTCGGTCACGCAGTAGGCGCGCAGCGCGTGCCGGATCTCGGCCATGACGGTGGCCGCGTCCAGCGAGTGCCCGACGACGTCCCCGACGGCGGTGAGCACGCCCTCGCCGGTGCGCAGGGCGGCGTAGAAGTCGCCGCCGATCTCGGTCTGCCGGGAGGCGGGCACATGGTTGGACGACGATGTCGACGCCGGGCAGATGCGGCAGCCTGTGCGGCCGGGGCAGGAAGCTGTGCTGGAGGGTGAGGGCGACATGCCGCTCCACCCGGTGCATCAGCAGCGGCCCGGCGGCCGGCGCGCAGGCCTGGGCGAGGCGGGCGAGCAGCCCGTCGGCCGCGGGGTCGGTGATCGCGCGGCGCGCCGTACGGGCGTGGCGAGGCAGACCG encodes the following:
- a CDS encoding 5-carboxymethyl-2-hydroxymuconate Delta-isomerase translates to MPQITVDYSADLADDFDRPGFAKALHEATVEIAAAKPPACKTRFRRTEDIVVGPETEGHAHVHVHIALLPGRTEETKAKLTEATLELLRTHLKAAEGRVLHASAEVRELDASYRKSES